In the genome of Cronobacter malonaticus LMG 23826, one region contains:
- the ruvC gene encoding crossover junction endodeoxyribonuclease RuvC — MSIILGIDPGSRVTGYGVIRQTGRQLTYLGSGCIRTSVTDLPSRLKLIYAGVSEIITQFRPDYFAIEQVFMAKNADSALKLGQARGAAIVAAVNQDLPVFEYAARQVKQTVVGIGSAEKSQVQHMVRKLLKLSANPQADAADALAIAITHCHVSQNATQVSEARLNLARGRLR; from the coding sequence ATGAGTATTATTCTGGGCATCGACCCGGGGTCGCGCGTCACCGGTTACGGCGTAATTCGCCAGACCGGACGTCAGCTGACCTATCTTGGCAGCGGCTGTATCCGCACCAGCGTCACGGATTTGCCGTCACGTCTGAAGCTTATCTACGCGGGCGTCAGCGAAATCATTACGCAGTTTCGCCCTGACTATTTCGCCATCGAACAGGTTTTTATGGCGAAAAACGCCGATTCGGCGCTGAAGCTCGGGCAGGCGCGCGGCGCGGCGATTGTCGCGGCGGTGAACCAGGATCTGCCGGTGTTTGAGTACGCGGCGCGTCAGGTGAAGCAAACGGTGGTGGGCATCGGCAGCGCCGAAAAAAGCCAGGTGCAGCATATGGTGCGCAAGCTGTTAAAACTCTCCGCCAACCCTCAGGCGGATGCGGCGGATGCGCTCGCTATCGCTATTACCCATTGCCACGTCAGCCAGAACGCGACGCAGGTCAGCGAAGCGCGCCTGAACCTGGCGCGCGGGCGGCTTCGTTAA
- the aspS gene encoding aspartate--tRNA ligase, translating to MRTEYCGQLNLSHVGQQVTLCGWVNRRRDLGSLIFIDMRDREGIVQVFFDPDRADAFSLASELRNEFCIQITGTVRARDEKNVNRDMATGEVEVFATELTIINRAEPLPLDSNQVNSEEARLKYRYLDLRRPEMAQRLKTRAKITSFVRRFMDDHGFLDIETPMLTKATPEGARDYLVPSRVHKGKFYALPQSPQLFKQLLMMSGFDRYYQIVKCFRDEDLRADRQPEFTQIDVETSFMTAPQVREVMEKLIRQLWLDVKGVDLGEFPVMTFAEAERRYGSDKPDLRNPMELVDVADLLKTVEFAVFAGPANDPKGRVAALRVPGGAQLSRKQIDDYGNFVKIYGAKGLAYIKVNERAKGLEGINSPVAKFLNAEIVEAILERTGAQDGDMIFFGADNKKVVADALGALRLKLGKDLSLTDEAKWAPLWVIDFPMFEDDGEGGLSAMHHPFTAPKDMTAEELKAAPEDAVANAYDMVINGYEVGGGSVRIHRGEMQQTVFGILGINEHEQREKFGFLLDALKFGTPPHAGLAFGLDRLTMLLTGTDNIRDVIAFPKTTAAACLMTEAPSFANPTALAELGIEVVKKATPENK from the coding sequence ATGCGTACAGAATATTGCGGGCAGCTCAATCTGTCCCACGTCGGACAGCAAGTGACTCTGTGTGGTTGGGTCAACCGTCGTCGCGATCTCGGCAGTCTGATTTTTATCGACATGCGCGATCGTGAAGGCATCGTTCAGGTGTTTTTCGACCCGGATCGCGCCGACGCCTTCAGCCTCGCCTCTGAACTGCGTAATGAGTTCTGCATTCAAATCACCGGCACCGTGCGTGCGCGCGACGAGAAAAACGTCAACCGCGATATGGCGACCGGTGAAGTGGAAGTGTTCGCCACCGAACTGACCATCATCAACCGCGCCGAGCCGCTGCCGCTCGATTCCAACCAGGTCAACAGCGAAGAAGCGCGTCTGAAATACCGCTATCTCGACCTGCGTCGCCCGGAAATGGCCCAGCGCCTGAAAACCCGCGCGAAAATCACCAGCTTCGTGCGCCGCTTTATGGATGACCACGGCTTCCTCGACATCGAAACCCCGATGCTGACCAAAGCCACGCCGGAAGGCGCGCGCGACTATCTCGTGCCGTCTCGCGTGCATAAAGGCAAATTCTACGCGCTGCCGCAGTCTCCGCAGCTTTTCAAACAGCTGCTGATGATGTCCGGCTTCGATCGCTACTATCAGATCGTTAAATGCTTCCGCGATGAAGATCTGCGCGCTGACCGTCAGCCTGAATTCACCCAAATCGACGTCGAAACCTCCTTCATGACCGCGCCGCAGGTGCGTGAAGTGATGGAAAAACTGATTCGTCAGCTGTGGCTGGACGTGAAAGGCGTGGATCTGGGCGAGTTCCCGGTCATGACCTTCGCCGAAGCCGAGCGCCGCTACGGCTCCGATAAACCGGATCTGCGTAACCCGATGGAGCTGGTGGACGTGGCCGATCTGCTGAAAACCGTAGAATTCGCGGTCTTCGCAGGCCCGGCTAACGATCCGAAAGGCCGCGTCGCCGCGCTGCGCGTGCCGGGCGGTGCCCAGCTCAGCCGCAAGCAGATTGACGACTACGGCAACTTCGTCAAAATTTACGGTGCTAAAGGGCTTGCGTATATCAAGGTTAACGAGCGCGCGAAAGGCCTCGAGGGCATTAACAGCCCGGTCGCTAAATTCCTGAACGCGGAAATCGTAGAAGCCATTCTTGAGCGCACCGGCGCGCAGGACGGCGACATGATTTTCTTCGGCGCCGACAACAAAAAAGTGGTGGCCGACGCGCTGGGCGCGCTGCGCCTGAAGCTTGGTAAAGACCTGAGCCTGACCGATGAAGCCAAATGGGCGCCGCTGTGGGTTATCGACTTCCCGATGTTTGAAGACGACGGCGAAGGCGGCCTGAGCGCGATGCACCATCCGTTTACCGCGCCGAAAGACATGACCGCGGAAGAACTGAAAGCAGCGCCTGAAGACGCGGTGGCGAACGCCTACGATATGGTTATCAACGGTTATGAAGTGGGCGGCGGCTCGGTGCGTATCCACCGTGGCGAAATGCAGCAGACCGTGTTTGGCATTCTGGGCATCAACGAGCACGAGCAGCGCGAGAAGTTCGGCTTCCTGCTGGACGCGCTGAAATTCGGTACGCCGCCGCACGCGGGCCTGGCGTTCGGCCTTGACCGTCTGACCATGCTGCTGACCGGCACGGATAACATTCGCGATGTTATCGCCTTCCCGAAAACCACGGCGGCCGCCTGCCTGATGACCGAAGCGCCGAGCTTCGCGAACCCGACGGCGCTGGCTGAGCTGGGTATCGAGGTCGTGAAAAAAGCGACGCCGGAGAATAAGTAA
- the ruvA gene encoding Holliday junction branch migration protein RuvA codes for MIGRLRGIVLEKQPPLVLLEAGGVGYEVHMPMTCFYELPETGKEAVVFTHFVVREDAQLLFGFNNKQERTLFRELIKVNGVGPKLALAILSGMSAQQFVNAVEREEPAALVKLPGIGKKTAERLVVEMKDRFKGLHGDLFTPAADLVLTSLASPAVDDAEAEAVAALVSLGYKPQEASRMVSKVAQADASSETLIREALRAAL; via the coding sequence GTGATAGGCAGACTCAGAGGCATCGTACTGGAAAAACAGCCCCCGCTGGTGTTACTGGAGGCGGGCGGCGTCGGTTATGAAGTCCATATGCCGATGACCTGCTTTTATGAATTGCCGGAAACCGGCAAAGAAGCGGTGGTCTTCACCCATTTTGTGGTGCGTGAAGATGCGCAGTTACTGTTCGGCTTTAATAACAAACAAGAGCGCACGCTGTTTCGCGAGCTTATCAAGGTCAACGGCGTCGGCCCGAAACTGGCGCTGGCTATCCTCTCCGGTATGTCCGCCCAGCAGTTCGTGAACGCGGTCGAGCGCGAAGAGCCTGCCGCGCTGGTGAAGCTGCCGGGCATCGGCAAGAAAACCGCCGAACGTCTGGTGGTGGAGATGAAAGACCGCTTCAAAGGCCTGCATGGCGATCTCTTCACGCCAGCGGCGGATCTGGTGCTGACGTCGCTTGCAAGCCCTGCAGTGGATGATGCCGAGGCGGAAGCCGTTGCCGCGCTGGTGTCGCTGGGTTATAAACCTCAGGAAGCCAGCCGTATGGTCAGTAAAGTCGCACAGGCGGATGCGAGCAGCGAAACGCTGATTCGCGAAGCGCTGCGCGCGGCATTGTGA
- the znuA gene encoding zinc ABC transporter substrate-binding protein ZnuA → MLHKNTLLCAALSAAILGGAASSAQAAVVASLKPVGFIASAIADGVTPTEVLLPDGASEHDYALRPSDVKRLQKADLVVWIGPDMEAFMDKSVKALPAQKNLALSELASVKPLLMKGADDDDDEHDEHAHQGAESDEHHHHGDYNMHIWLSPEIARASAVAIHEKLVELMPQSKAKLDANLQRFEAELARTDKQVANELAPLKGKGYFVFHDAYGYYEKHYGLTSLGHFTVNPEIQPGAQRLHEIRTELVEQKAECVFAEPQFRPAVIEAVARGTKVRMGTLDPLGTSVSLGKDSYMQFLTQLSNQYASCLKGD, encoded by the coding sequence ATGTTACATAAAAATACGCTTCTTTGCGCTGCGCTCAGTGCAGCAATCCTAGGTGGCGCTGCCAGCAGCGCTCAGGCCGCGGTAGTCGCTTCGCTTAAGCCGGTGGGCTTTATCGCTTCTGCTATCGCAGATGGCGTCACGCCTACCGAAGTCCTGCTGCCAGACGGCGCGTCAGAGCATGATTATGCGCTGCGTCCTTCCGATGTAAAACGCTTACAGAAAGCGGATTTAGTGGTCTGGATCGGGCCCGATATGGAAGCCTTTATGGATAAATCCGTGAAGGCGTTGCCGGCGCAAAAAAATCTGGCGCTCAGCGAGCTTGCTTCCGTGAAACCGCTGCTGATGAAAGGCGCTGATGATGACGATGATGAGCATGACGAACATGCGCATCAGGGCGCAGAAAGTGACGAACATCACCATCATGGCGATTATAACATGCACATCTGGCTGTCGCCGGAAATCGCCCGGGCGTCGGCGGTTGCAATCCACGAAAAATTAGTGGAACTTATGCCGCAAAGCAAAGCCAAACTGGACGCCAACCTCCAGCGCTTCGAGGCCGAACTGGCCCGGACAGACAAACAGGTGGCGAACGAGCTGGCACCGCTGAAAGGGAAAGGATATTTCGTTTTTCATGACGCTTACGGCTATTACGAAAAACATTACGGCCTGACATCGCTCGGCCATTTTACCGTCAATCCCGAAATCCAGCCTGGTGCGCAGCGTTTACATGAAATAAGAACAGAGTTGGTTGAGCAAAAAGCCGAGTGCGTTTTTGCTGAGCCACAGTTCAGGCCGGCGGTGATTGAAGCCGTTGCCAGGGGCACGAAAGTTCGAATGGGAACGCTCGACCCGCTGGGAACGTCTGTCAGCCTGGGTAAGGACAGCTACATGCAGTTTCTGACTCAGTTATCTAACCAATATGCCAGCTGCCTGAAAGGAGATTAA
- the ruvB gene encoding Holliday junction branch migration DNA helicase RuvB: MIEADRLVAPGSIVAEEVADRAIRPKLLEEYIGQPQVRSQMEIFIQAAKLRGDALDHLLIFGPPGLGKTTLANIVANEMGVNLRTTSGPVLEKAGDLAAMLTNLEPHDVLFIDEIHRLSPVVEEVLYPAMEDYQLDIMIGEGPAARSIKIDLPPFTLIGATTRAGSLTSPLRDRFGIVQRLEFYQVADLQHIVSRSARHMGLEMNDEASFEVAKRSRGTPRIANRLLRRVRDFAEVRHDGVINQHVASQALDMLNVDAEGFDYMDRKLLLAVIDKFFGGPVGLDNLAAAIGEERETIEDVLEPFLIQQGFLQRTPRGRMATTRAWNHFGITPPQMP; encoded by the coding sequence ATGATTGAAGCAGACCGCCTGGTGGCGCCGGGCAGCATCGTGGCGGAAGAGGTGGCCGATCGCGCCATTCGCCCCAAATTACTCGAAGAGTACATCGGCCAGCCGCAGGTGCGTTCCCAGATGGAGATTTTTATCCAGGCGGCGAAGCTGCGCGGCGATGCGCTCGATCATCTGCTCATTTTTGGCCCGCCAGGGCTTGGGAAAACCACGCTCGCCAATATCGTCGCTAACGAAATGGGCGTGAATCTGCGCACTACCTCCGGACCGGTGCTGGAAAAGGCGGGCGATCTGGCGGCGATGCTCACCAATCTTGAGCCGCACGACGTCCTGTTTATCGATGAAATTCATCGTCTCTCGCCCGTAGTGGAAGAGGTGCTCTACCCGGCGATGGAAGATTACCAGCTCGATATCATGATTGGTGAAGGCCCGGCGGCGCGCTCGATCAAAATCGATTTGCCGCCGTTTACGCTGATTGGGGCCACGACACGCGCCGGCTCGCTTACTTCGCCACTGCGCGACCGCTTCGGCATCGTGCAGCGCCTGGAGTTCTATCAGGTCGCCGATTTGCAGCATATTGTGAGCCGCAGCGCGCGCCATATGGGGCTTGAGATGAATGACGAAGCGTCCTTTGAGGTGGCGAAGCGTTCGCGCGGCACGCCGCGTATCGCCAACCGCCTGCTGCGTCGCGTGCGGGATTTCGCCGAGGTGCGCCACGACGGCGTTATCAATCAGCACGTGGCGTCTCAGGCGCTGGATATGCTTAACGTCGATGCGGAAGGTTTTGACTATATGGACCGCAAGCTGCTGCTGGCGGTGATCGACAAATTCTTTGGCGGCCCGGTGGGGCTCGACAACCTGGCGGCAGCCATCGGCGAAGAGCGCGAAACTATCGAAGATGTGCTGGAGCCGTTCCTCATCCAGCAGGGCTTTTTGCAGCGCACGCCGCGCGGAAGAATGGCGACGACCCGCGCCTGGAACCATTTCGGTATTACGCCGCCGCAAATGCCGTGA
- a CDS encoding MAPEG family protein, translated as MVSALYAVLGALLLMKFSFDVVRLRMQYRVAYGDGGFSELQSAIRIHGNAVEYLPIGLLLLLFMEMNGAQNWMLHVCGLLLLVGRLMHYYGYHHRLLRWRRSGMSATYIALLMMVLANIWYMPWELVFSFH; from the coding sequence ATGGTAAGCGCGCTTTATGCGGTTCTGGGTGCGTTGTTGTTGATGAAGTTCTCTTTCGATGTGGTTCGTCTGCGGATGCAGTACCGCGTCGCCTATGGCGATGGCGGTTTCAGCGAGCTGCAAAGCGCTATCCGCATTCACGGCAACGCGGTGGAGTATCTGCCCATCGGCCTGTTACTGCTGCTGTTTATGGAGATGAACGGCGCGCAGAACTGGATGCTGCACGTCTGCGGGCTGCTGCTGCTGGTCGGGCGACTAATGCATTACTACGGCTATCATCATCGCCTGCTGCGCTGGCGGCGTAGCGGCATGAGCGCCACCTATATCGCCCTGCTGATGATGGTGCTGGCCAACATCTGGTATATGCCCTGGGAGTTGGTTTTCTCGTTTCATTAG
- a CDS encoding YebC/PmpR family DNA-binding transcriptional regulator, whose protein sequence is MAGHSKWANTKHRKAAQDAKRGKIFTKIIRELVTAARLGGGDPGSNPRLRAAIDKALSNNMTRDTLNRAIARGVGGDEDANMETIIYEGYGPGGTAVMVECLSDNRNRTVAEVRHAFSKCGGNLGTDGSVAYLFSKKGVISFEAGDEDTIMEAALEAGAEDVVTYDDGAIDVYTAWEEMGAVRDALEAAGLKADNAEVSMIPSTKADMDAETAPKLLRLIDMLEDCDDVQEVYHNGEISDEVAATL, encoded by the coding sequence ATGGCAGGTCATAGTAAATGGGCCAACACCAAACACCGCAAAGCGGCACAGGATGCCAAGCGCGGTAAAATCTTCACTAAAATTATTCGCGAGCTGGTGACAGCAGCGCGTCTGGGCGGCGGCGATCCGGGCTCTAACCCGCGTCTGCGCGCGGCCATCGATAAAGCGCTGTCCAACAACATGACGCGTGACACCCTGAACCGCGCCATCGCGCGCGGCGTCGGCGGTGACGAAGACGCGAACATGGAAACCATCATTTATGAAGGTTACGGCCCTGGCGGCACCGCGGTCATGGTGGAGTGTCTCTCCGACAACCGTAACCGTACCGTCGCCGAAGTGCGTCACGCCTTCAGCAAGTGCGGCGGCAACCTCGGCACCGACGGCTCCGTGGCGTACCTGTTCAGCAAGAAGGGCGTTATCTCCTTCGAAGCGGGCGACGAAGACACCATCATGGAAGCCGCGCTGGAAGCGGGCGCTGAAGATGTGGTGACCTATGACGACGGCGCTATCGACGTCTACACCGCCTGGGAAGAGATGGGCGCGGTACGTGACGCGCTGGAAGCGGCGGGCCTGAAGGCCGACAACGCGGAAGTCTCCATGATCCCGTCCACCAAAGCGGATATGGATGCGGAAACCGCGCCGAAGCTGCTGCGTCTTATCGATATGCTGGAAGACTGCGACGACGTACAGGAGGTTTACCACAACGGTGAGATCTCCGACGAGGTTGCGGCGACCCTGTGA
- a CDS encoding DUF72 domain-containing protein: MIYLGLPQWSHPKWVRLGITSLEDYARHFNCVEGNTTLYALPKAEIVERWYAQTHDDFRFCFKFPATISHNAALRHCDDLTAEFFARMAPLEGRIGQYWLQLPAAFGPRDLPALWAFLDALPGSFTYGVEVRHPDFFAKGEAELSLNRGLIARGVNRVMLDSRPVHAALPHSPAVIDAQRKKPKVPVHALVTAQHPMVRFIGSDDMAQNTEFFAVWLAKLAQWQQTTTPYLFLHTPDIEHAPELVHTLWPALREALPTLGDEPAIPHQDTLF, translated from the coding sequence ATGATTTATCTTGGTCTGCCGCAATGGTCGCACCCGAAATGGGTGCGGCTTGGCATTACATCGCTTGAAGATTACGCCCGCCACTTTAACTGTGTCGAAGGCAATACCACGCTGTACGCGCTGCCGAAGGCGGAGATCGTCGAGCGGTGGTACGCGCAGACCCACGACGATTTCCGCTTCTGTTTTAAATTCCCGGCCACCATTTCACATAACGCCGCGCTGCGCCACTGCGATGATTTAACCGCCGAGTTTTTCGCGCGCATGGCGCCGCTGGAAGGCCGTATCGGCCAGTACTGGCTGCAACTGCCCGCAGCGTTCGGCCCGCGCGATCTGCCTGCGTTGTGGGCGTTTCTTGACGCCCTGCCCGGCAGTTTTACGTATGGTGTTGAAGTGCGCCACCCCGATTTCTTCGCCAAAGGCGAGGCGGAGCTTTCACTCAACCGCGGGCTTATCGCGCGCGGCGTCAACCGCGTGATGCTCGACAGCCGCCCGGTGCATGCCGCCCTTCCCCACAGTCCGGCGGTCATCGACGCGCAGAGGAAAAAGCCCAAAGTGCCGGTGCACGCGCTCGTCACGGCGCAGCATCCGATGGTGCGGTTTATCGGCAGCGACGATATGGCGCAAAACACAGAATTTTTCGCGGTGTGGCTTGCCAAACTCGCGCAGTGGCAGCAGACCACGACGCCCTATCTCTTTCTTCATACGCCGGATATCGAACATGCGCCGGAGCTGGTGCATACGCTCTGGCCCGCGCTTCGCGAGGCGCTGCCGACGCTTGGCGACGAACCCGCCATCCCGCACCAGGACACCCTCTTTTAG
- the cmoA gene encoding carboxy-S-adenosyl-L-methionine synthase CmoA yields the protein MSNRDTLFSAPIARLGDWTFDERVAEVFPDMIQRSVPGYSNIISMIGMLAERFVQPASQVYDLGCSLGAATLSVRRNVHHDGCKIIAVDNSPAMVERCRRHIDAFKAQTPVEVIEDDIRNVTIENASMVVLNFTLQFLNPDDRQLLLNKIYQGLNPGGALVLSEKFSFEDSVVGELLFNMHHDFKRANGYSELEISQKRSMLENVMLTDSVETHKARLRKAGFEHSELWFQCFNFGSLVAVKGGSAA from the coding sequence ATGTCAAATCGCGACACGCTGTTCTCCGCGCCCATCGCCCGTCTGGGCGACTGGACTTTCGATGAGCGGGTGGCTGAAGTCTTCCCCGATATGATCCAGCGTTCCGTGCCGGGCTACTCCAATATCATCTCTATGATTGGCATGCTGGCGGAGCGCTTTGTCCAGCCCGCAAGCCAGGTTTACGACCTCGGCTGTTCGCTCGGTGCCGCCACGCTCTCGGTGCGCCGCAACGTGCATCATGACGGCTGTAAAATCATCGCGGTGGATAACTCGCCCGCCATGGTGGAGCGCTGCCGTCGCCATATTGACGCGTTCAAGGCGCAGACGCCGGTCGAGGTGATTGAGGACGATATCCGCAATGTCACCATCGAGAACGCTTCCATGGTGGTGCTGAACTTCACGCTCCAGTTCCTGAACCCGGACGACCGCCAGCTGCTGCTCAATAAAATCTATCAGGGCCTGAACCCTGGCGGCGCGCTGGTGCTGTCGGAAAAATTCAGCTTTGAAGACAGCGTGGTGGGCGAACTGCTGTTCAATATGCATCACGATTTCAAACGCGCGAACGGCTACAGCGAGCTGGAGATCAGCCAGAAGCGCAGTATGCTGGAAAACGTGATGCTTACCGATTCCGTGGAAACCCACAAAGCGCGCCTGCGTAAAGCCGGGTTTGAACACAGCGAACTCTGGTTCCAGTGCTTTAACTTCGGCTCGCTGGTGGCGGTGAAAGGCGGGAGCGCGGCATGA
- a CDS encoding hydrolase, giving the protein MLTLNPATTALVVIDLQEGILPFAGGPHSADDVVARAARLAEKCRAAGAPVVMVRVGWSKDFSEALKQPVDAPIAGHTLPDEWWHYPVALGKRDTDIEVTKRQWGAFYGTDLELQLRRRGITTIILCGISTNIGVESTARNAWEMGFELIVAEDACSAADADQHNGSMTHIFPRIGRVRSTEEILAAL; this is encoded by the coding sequence ATGTTAACGCTTAATCCCGCGACCACCGCGCTGGTGGTGATTGATTTACAGGAAGGCATCCTTCCCTTTGCCGGCGGTCCGCACAGCGCCGACGACGTTGTGGCCCGCGCCGCAAGGCTTGCGGAGAAGTGCCGCGCGGCGGGCGCGCCGGTGGTGATGGTGCGTGTCGGCTGGTCGAAAGATTTCAGCGAAGCGCTGAAGCAGCCGGTGGATGCGCCGATTGCCGGGCATACGCTGCCGGACGAGTGGTGGCACTATCCGGTGGCGCTCGGCAAACGCGACACCGACATCGAAGTGACCAAACGCCAGTGGGGCGCCTTCTACGGCACCGATCTGGAGCTACAATTACGTCGTCGCGGCATCACGACGATTATTCTGTGCGGCATCTCCACCAACATTGGCGTGGAATCCACCGCGCGCAACGCCTGGGAGATGGGCTTTGAACTGATCGTCGCCGAAGACGCCTGCTCGGCCGCCGACGCCGACCAGCACAACGGCAGCATGACGCATATTTTCCCGCGCATCGGGCGGGTTCGTTCTACAGAGGAGATCCTCGCAGCCCTATGA
- the znuB gene encoding zinc ABC transporter permease subunit ZnuB — protein sequence MIELLLPGWMAGMLLACAAGPLGSFVVWRRMSYFGDTLAHASLLGVAFGLLLDVNPFYAVIVVTLLLAGGLVWLEKRPHLAIDTLLGIMAHSALSLGLVVVSLMGNIRVDLMAYLFGDLLAVTPADLVSVGLGVAVVLGVLCWQWRNLLSMTISPDLAFVDGVPLQRVKILLMMVTALTIGVAMKFVGALIITSLLIIPAATARRFARTPEQMAGIAVVLGMVAVTGGLTFSAFYDTPAGPSVVLCAALLFIFSMTKRPPA from the coding sequence ATGATTGAACTTCTGCTTCCCGGCTGGATGGCCGGAATGCTGCTGGCATGCGCGGCAGGCCCGCTGGGCTCGTTCGTGGTCTGGCGCCGGATGTCTTACTTTGGCGATACGCTGGCGCACGCCTCGTTGCTTGGCGTGGCGTTCGGGCTTCTGCTGGATGTAAACCCGTTTTACGCGGTCATTGTGGTCACGCTGCTGCTGGCGGGCGGCCTGGTATGGCTTGAGAAACGCCCGCATCTGGCGATAGACACGCTGCTTGGCATTATGGCGCACAGCGCGCTGTCGCTGGGCCTGGTGGTGGTGAGCCTGATGGGTAATATCCGCGTCGATTTAATGGCGTATCTGTTCGGCGATCTGCTGGCGGTGACGCCTGCCGATCTGGTCTCCGTCGGGCTGGGTGTCGCCGTCGTGCTCGGCGTGCTGTGCTGGCAGTGGCGCAATTTGCTCTCGATGACCATCAGCCCCGATCTCGCGTTTGTGGACGGCGTGCCGTTACAGCGCGTCAAAATCCTGCTGATGATGGTAACGGCGCTGACAATTGGCGTGGCGATGAAGTTTGTCGGCGCGCTGATTATTACGTCGCTGCTGATTATCCCGGCGGCAACCGCCCGCCGTTTTGCCCGCACGCCTGAGCAGATGGCGGGCATTGCCGTCGTGCTTGGCATGGTGGCGGTCACGGGCGGCCTGACGTTCTCCGCGTTTTACGATACCCCTGCCGGGCCGTCGGTGGTGCTGTGCGCGGCGCTTCTGTTTATTTTCAGCATGACGAAGCGGCCGCCAGCCTGA
- the znuC gene encoding zinc ABC transporter ATP-binding protein ZnuC yields the protein MTNLVSLQNVSVSFGQRRVLSDISLTLTGGRILTLLGPNGAGKSTLVRVVLGLVAPDEGVIKRERQLRIGYVPQKLHLDATLPLTVSRFLRLRPGTRKADILPALRRVQAGHLIDAPMQKLSGGETQRVLLARALLNEPQLLVLDEPTQGVDVNGQVALYDLINQLRNELNCGVLMVSHDLHLVMAKTDEVLCLNHHICCSGTPEVVSMHPEFISMFGPRGAEQLGIYRHHHNHRHDLQGRIILRKGNGSL from the coding sequence ATGACTAATCTTGTATCGCTTCAGAATGTTAGCGTCTCCTTCGGGCAACGCCGCGTTTTATCTGACATTTCTTTAACCCTGACGGGCGGGCGCATCCTGACGCTGTTGGGTCCAAACGGGGCCGGAAAATCGACGCTGGTCCGGGTGGTTCTTGGCCTGGTAGCACCCGATGAAGGCGTTATCAAGCGTGAGCGTCAGCTGCGCATCGGTTATGTGCCACAAAAGTTGCACCTCGACGCCACCCTGCCGCTGACGGTAAGTCGCTTTTTGCGCCTGCGCCCCGGTACACGTAAAGCGGATATTCTGCCTGCGCTCAGGCGCGTCCAGGCCGGGCACCTTATCGACGCGCCGATGCAAAAGCTCTCCGGCGGCGAAACCCAGCGTGTGCTGCTGGCGCGCGCGCTGCTCAATGAACCGCAACTGCTGGTGCTTGATGAACCCACCCAGGGCGTTGACGTCAACGGCCAGGTGGCGCTCTATGATTTAATTAACCAGTTGCGTAATGAACTCAATTGCGGCGTGCTGATGGTGTCGCACGATCTGCATCTGGTGATGGCCAAGACCGACGAAGTGCTGTGTCTGAATCATCACATCTGCTGCTCCGGCACGCCGGAAGTGGTCTCTATGCACCCCGAATTTATCTCGATGTTTGGCCCGCGCGGCGCAGAACAGCTTGGGATTTACCGTCATCACCATAACCACCGTCACGATTTGCAGGGACGGATTATTCTGCGCAAGGGAAATGGCTCGTTATGA
- the nudB gene encoding dihydroneopterin triphosphate diphosphatase, which translates to MHYKHPVSVLVVIYALDTKRVLMLQRRDDPDFWQSVTGSLEEGETAPQAAAREVKEEVSIDVVSEQLTLMDCQRTVEFEIFSHLRHRYAPGVTRNTESWFCLALPTEREIVFTEHLTYRWVDAAEAAMLTKSWSNRQAIEEFVINAA; encoded by the coding sequence ATGCACTATAAGCACCCTGTCTCTGTGCTGGTGGTTATCTACGCCCTGGACACGAAACGGGTGCTCATGTTGCAGCGGCGCGACGATCCTGATTTCTGGCAGTCGGTCACCGGCAGTCTGGAAGAGGGGGAAACCGCGCCGCAGGCCGCCGCGCGCGAAGTAAAGGAAGAGGTCTCCATTGACGTTGTTTCTGAGCAACTGACCTTGATGGACTGTCAGCGCACGGTGGAGTTTGAAATTTTCAGTCATTTACGTCATCGCTATGCGCCGGGGGTCACGCGTAATACGGAGTCCTGGTTCTGTCTGGCGCTGCCGACGGAGCGGGAGATTGTGTTTACCGAGCACCTGACGTACCGCTGGGTTGACGCCGCCGAGGCGGCTATGCTGACCAAGTCCTGGAGCAACCGGCAGGCGATTGAAGAATTTGTTATTAACGCCGCCTGA